One stretch of Deltaproteobacteria bacterium DNA includes these proteins:
- a CDS encoding response regulator: MSDSLDVIIVDDDPAVCEVVAKIITRFYTWGQVLTFTQSGEAVAFCRSQKNSVAIFVLDVFMGEETGFGFLEAVIDKFPLAYQDTIIVTGNASDDVVNMCIASDITYLIEKPIRPYALQLAVRAIVAKYIKFAKKILRDPALAESIAAF, translated from the coding sequence TTATCGTCGATGACGATCCGGCCGTTTGCGAGGTCGTGGCCAAGATCATCACCAGATTTTATACCTGGGGACAGGTGCTCACCTTTACCCAGTCCGGAGAAGCCGTCGCCTTTTGCCGAAGCCAGAAAAATTCCGTAGCCATCTTCGTTTTAGACGTCTTCATGGGTGAGGAAACCGGATTCGGTTTTCTGGAGGCCGTCATCGACAAGTTCCCCCTGGCCTACCAGGATACGATCATTGTCACCGGAAATGCCAGTGATGACGTGGTCAATATGTGCATCGCCTCGGACATTACTTATCTCATTGAAAAACCCATTCGCCCCTATGCCCTGCAATTAGCCGTCCGAGCCATTGTAGCCAAATACATAAAATTCGCCAAGAAGATTTTGCGCGATCCGGCCCTGGCCGAAAGTATCGCCGCCTTTTAG
- a CDS encoding serine protein kinase PrkA, producing MESVEQVISTLCQKIKERENRLPMNYQEFMTLAGEQPTLVFRNIFQRLQDMIKSHLGEGVNEYPDDPESINYVYYDCNSLFVDGADHPFFADRLFANRLINHINAFQHGRQQNRIYIFEGPHGCGKSTFLNNLLMKFEHYSKTAAGSTYETVWRLDKKELGVLFENEAHVLLGQLRTLAEHASLTPRPAQRDQILGLPAKEYLEVPCPSHDNPILLIPKGYRREVFDHLIQDEGFKQKLFTEKQYEWVFRDNPCTICLSLYQTLLDLLDSPAKVFDMVFARRYEFNRRLGQGISVFNPGDRITKVAVITNEMLQSQLNALVKDSNRVKYLFSRYAITNNGIFALMDVKDHNKERFANLHGIISEGVHKVEEEIEENVNSLFLALMNPEDLENIGDTHSFIDRITFIKIPYVLDYNTEVKIHRNVFGDQLESRFLPRVLQNFSKVVISSRMKEKSEGLEEWIKEPDRYRLYCDRNLQLLKMDIYAGLIPPWLSQEDRKRFTAKRRQSIIGESETEGTKGFSGRDSIMILNEFYSTYAKNGKLITMAMVYHFFRENRRDLLASIPEGFLDSLVSSYNYAVLQEVKESLYYYNEERISRDIQNYLFATNFEPGSAERCIYTGETLEIGEEFFEGLERRILGAGLKDSQRQAFRKEVQNQYASKTLTQEMLLEGKQITETSVYHSLRERYVHNLKEKVMDPFLKNENFRRAIKDFATDSFRTYDKRIREEINFLMQNLMGKFGYSSQGAKEACIYVIDNDLTTTFASS from the coding sequence ATGGAATCCGTTGAGCAAGTAATATCCACCCTCTGTCAAAAAATCAAGGAACGGGAAAACCGCCTTCCCATGAATTACCAGGAATTCATGACGTTGGCCGGGGAACAACCGACCCTGGTCTTTCGCAATATTTTTCAGAGGCTCCAGGACATGATCAAAAGTCATTTAGGCGAAGGCGTAAATGAATATCCGGATGATCCGGAATCCATCAACTATGTCTATTATGACTGCAACAGCCTTTTTGTCGACGGGGCGGACCACCCTTTTTTCGCCGACCGTCTCTTCGCCAATCGGCTTATCAATCATATCAATGCCTTTCAACATGGAAGGCAGCAAAACCGGATCTATATTTTTGAAGGTCCTCATGGATGCGGTAAGAGCACCTTCCTGAACAACCTGCTGATGAAGTTTGAGCACTACAGCAAAACCGCCGCCGGAAGCACCTACGAAACCGTCTGGCGCCTGGACAAAAAGGAACTGGGCGTGCTTTTCGAAAATGAGGCCCATGTCCTTTTGGGCCAGTTACGGACCCTGGCTGAGCATGCCTCCCTGACCCCCCGGCCGGCCCAGCGGGATCAAATTCTGGGCCTGCCTGCCAAGGAATACCTGGAGGTCCCCTGCCCCAGTCATGACAACCCTATCCTTTTAATCCCTAAAGGGTATCGCCGGGAGGTCTTTGACCATCTCATCCAGGATGAAGGGTTCAAACAAAAGTTATTTACCGAAAAGCAGTATGAATGGGTGTTCAGAGATAATCCCTGCACGATCTGCCTGTCCCTGTATCAGACCCTTTTGGACCTTTTGGATTCTCCGGCCAAGGTCTTTGATATGGTCTTTGCCCGACGCTACGAATTTAACCGGCGTCTGGGCCAGGGGATCAGTGTCTTTAATCCCGGCGACCGGATTACCAAAGTCGCTGTCATCACTAATGAGATGCTGCAAAGTCAATTGAATGCCCTGGTCAAAGACAGCAACAGGGTTAAATATCTTTTTTCCCGATATGCCATCACCAACAATGGCATCTTCGCCCTGATGGATGTAAAAGATCACAACAAGGAACGCTTTGCCAATCTTCACGGCATCATCAGTGAAGGGGTCCATAAGGTGGAGGAAGAGATCGAAGAGAATGTCAATTCCCTGTTTCTGGCCCTGATGAATCCGGAAGATCTGGAAAATATAGGCGACACCCATTCTTTTATCGACCGTATCACCTTTATCAAGATCCCCTATGTCCTCGATTACAATACCGAGGTCAAGATCCACAGGAACGTCTTTGGTGATCAACTCGAGAGCCGTTTTCTTCCCCGGGTGCTCCAAAATTTCTCCAAGGTGGTTATATCCTCCCGGATGAAGGAAAAATCCGAGGGGTTAGAGGAGTGGATCAAAGAGCCGGATCGCTACCGGCTGTATTGTGACCGAAACCTCCAGTTGTTGAAAATGGATATCTATGCCGGCTTGATCCCCCCCTGGCTTTCTCAGGAGGACCGGAAAAGATTTACGGCCAAGCGAAGACAGTCTATCATCGGCGAGTCGGAGACCGAGGGAACCAAAGGGTTTTCAGGAAGAGACTCCATCATGATTTTAAATGAGTTTTATTCCACCTACGCCAAGAATGGCAAATTAATCACCATGGCCATGGTTTATCATTTCTTCCGCGAAAATCGCCGGGACCTGCTGGCTTCGATCCCTGAAGGATTTTTGGATTCCCTGGTAAGTTCTTATAACTATGCGGTCCTTCAGGAAGTCAAGGAATCGCTTTATTACTATAATGAAGAACGGATTTCAAGAGATATTCAGAATTACCTTTTTGCCACCAATTTTGAACCCGGCAGTGCCGAAAGATGTATCTATACCGGGGAAACCCTGGAAATCGGAGAGGAGTTTTTTGAAGGCCTTGAACGCCGCATCCTCGGTGCGGGGCTTAAAGATTCCCAAAGGCAGGCCTTCCGAAAAGAGGTCCAGAATCAATATGCCTCCAAGACCCTGACCCAGGAAATGCTCCTGGAGGGAAAGCAAATTACCGAGACTTCGGTGTATCACTCCCTGCGTGAACGGTATGTCCACAACCTGAAGGAAAAGGTGATGGACCCTTTTCTGAAAAATGAAAATTTCAGGAGGGCCATCAAGGATTTTGCCACAGATAGTTTCAGAACCTACGATAAAAGGATCCGGGAGGAGATCAACTTCCTCATGCAGAACCTCATGGGAAAATTCGGCTACTCCTCCCAGGGGGCCAAGGAGGCCTGTATCTATGTGATCGATAACGACCTGACCACCACTTTTGCCTCATCATGA